The DNA window GACTGCTCTGGCGCGGCACCCCTGGCGGACTGCTGGGCGCCTTTCTGATCTCGCTGATTGGGATCGGGCTGTTCCTCGCCTTGATCCCGCTGGTGTGGAAGGGCGACTACTACATCGATGGGATTCCGCTGATGACGGCCATTATCGGCGCGGTCTTCTCGCTGCTGGTCGTGCATTTGCTGTTCGGCTTCTGGCGTCACGATGGGGTGCGCAGGCGGCCCGTCTCCAGTTCCTAGCGCAGCAGACCGGAAGCGGGGCAGGGCACGTCGGCAGCCGCTGGACCAGTCCCTGTACTTCCAGGGGCCCGCGTGACGGCCTGGCTGTGGAGACGGGTCCAGCACCTGGCCTGGTCATGCCGCTCACACGTTGCTGCTGTGAGCGTGCGAGCGGCATGACCAGGCCACATCAGTATGGGAAGCGGAAGGCGGTTGTCTTTTACCACGGCCACAGGCGCCTCCAGCCCGGCTTGGACTTGGAGAAAGGTTGAGCCGCCAGCGCCAGCGGCACCGTCGAGCGCTGCTGCACCTGGCGATTGATCTGGCTGAGGGTTTCCTCGCCCTGCTCATTGAGGCGGCGGACCTCTTTGAGCACCTGCTGGCGTGTAGCAACTCCTTCCCTGGGCGCAACCAGCAACGCCACGGTAGCGCCCAGCACGGTGCCAAGGAACAAGCCAAGGAGCACGCCAAAGACATAAGCCGTATCATCGGAGTCCATGTGTCTTTCATCCTTTCTCAAGGGGTTCTTGATGTCCCTTATCAGGAGCCCTC is part of the Ktedonobacterales bacterium genome and encodes:
- a CDS encoding YtxH domain-containing protein; protein product: MDSDDTAYVFGVLLGLFLGTVLGATVALLVAPREGVATRQQVLKEVRRLNEQGEETLSQINRQVQQRSTVPLALAAQPFSKSKPGWRRLWPW